One segment of Coffea arabica cultivar ET-39 chromosome 7c, Coffea Arabica ET-39 HiFi, whole genome shotgun sequence DNA contains the following:
- the LOC113723530 gene encoding uncharacterized protein: MDLQVRNRGRGRPTRQHPEGGSDREPEANPGHGQGNVAGDPVATAINRITDVLERMTEHQAHGAVHQQGGPIDYEDRALERFLKFGPPKFYGGPEPEVAEGWWERISDIFAALNYTEERQVTFAAFQFEGAARSWWNLIRVNWDRNHIPRTWANFTREFNAKFLPPLIQEKREDDFIKCKQGAMSVAEYEVQFTKLSRFAPELIATEQRRVRRFVQGLNVEIQEGLAAVRIDTFADAVERAQRVEVARTQVKTYQAKKRFAPSSSREPTYTNAPLAKVGRGTGARGAGGRNNGTNGGPNGRGQPRNAPQGSRAITFLGTCGYCKKPGHTEAGCWRKAGKCLKCGSSEHQIAGCPKIQEDNTLNDEPANIRENRPKVPTRVYAINDQPVPDSSEAVEGYCEEAEFDSQLDI; this comes from the coding sequence ATGGATCTACAAGTTAGAAATAGAGGACGTGGGAGACCAACTAGGCAACACCCCGAGGGTGGTAGTGATAGGGAACCTGAGGCCAACCCAGGCCATGGTCAGGGAAACGTGGCCGGAGATCCAGTGGCCACCGCAATCAATAGAATAACTGATGTGTTAGAGCGCATGACTGAGCATCAAGCCCATGGAGCGGTGCATCAGCAAGGAGGCCCAATCGATTACGAGGATCGGGCATTAGAGAGATTCCTGAAGTTTGGACCTCCTAAGTTCTACGGAGGCCCAGAACCTGAGGTAGCCGAAGGTTGGTGGGAAAGGATCTCTGATATTTTTGCCGCTCTAAATTATACGGAAGAGAGGCAAGTGACTTTTGCAGCATTCCAGTTTGAAGGAGCtgctcgttcctggtggaacctaATTAGGGTCAATTGGGACAGGAATCATATTCCCAGGACCTGGgcgaacttcacaagggagttcaacgccaaatttcttccacctctcattcaagaaaagagagaggacgacttcataaaatgtaaacaaggggcgatgagtgtcgccgaatatgaagTCCAGTTCACAAAATTGTCCCgatttgctcctgaactgatagccACGGAACAAAGGCGTGTCcggaggtttgtgcagggaCTAAACGTGGAAATTCAGGAGGGATTAGCTGCTGTTCGGATAGACACATTTGCTGATGCTGTAGAAAGAGCTCAAAGGGTTGAAGTTGCTAGAACTCAAGTAAAAACTTACCaggccaagaaaagatttgCACCTAGCAGCAGTCGGGAGCCGACTTATACAAATGCTCCACTGGCCAAAGTGGGTCGAGGAACTGGTGCCAGAGGTGCCGGAGgaagaaataatggaactaACGGGGGACCAAATGGAAGAGGTCAACCTAGGAACGCTCCACAAGGAAGTCGTGCGATAACTTTCCTGGGAACTTGTGGGTATTGCAAGAAACCTGGACATACCGAGGCCGGTTGCTGGAGGAAAGCAGGAAAGTGCTTGAAGTGTGGAAGCAGCGAGCACCAAATTGCCGGTTGCCCGAAAATACAAGAGGATAATACCCTGAATGATGAACCAGCCAACATTAGAGAGAATAGGCCGAAAGTTCCTACCAGGGTTTACGCTATAAATGACCAACCTGTACCTGATTCTTCGGAAGCCGTGGAAG